In one Thunnus maccoyii chromosome 12, fThuMac1.1, whole genome shotgun sequence genomic region, the following are encoded:
- the LOC121908290 gene encoding LOW QUALITY PROTEIN: caprin-2-like (The sequence of the model RefSeq protein was modified relative to this genomic sequence to represent the inferred CDS: substituted 3 bases at 3 genomic stop codons) yields the protein MVLNKLINMNRRDSEMKTSVALLALCLFHLPVAEVSSSDPACFCPASGSRSRRENTTEIPSSEPDCPCAAGDITGYEENFWVRELEAKLESTEKQLEDLRGEVQGNRVAFGASIGNVGNIGPFNTEITLTHKNVYTNTGSYNPATGXLIVXXRVFIHTVYGLYYFSFSGNNISSNPMGLRLMRNGVQMVTVYNHVAGNRHETATNGMTLQLEVGDQVYMRLRTNTWIFDNGNNHSTFIGHLLFRL from the exons ATGGTGTTGAACAAGCTGATCAACATGAACagaagagattcagagatgaaGACCTCAGTGGCTCTGTTGGCTTTATGCCTCTTCCACCTGCCTGTGGCCGAGGTTTCTAGCAGCGACCCAGCTTGTTTCT GTCCAGCTAGTGGATCACGGAGCAGAAGAGAAAATACCACAGAAATTCCCAGCAGCGAGCCAGATTGTCCTTGTGCTGCTGGTGACATAACAGGGTATGAGGAAAACTTCTGGGTCAGAGAATTGGAGGCCAAACTGGAAAGCACTGAGAAACAGTTAGAAGATCTGAGAGGAGAAGTTCAAG GTAATCGGGTGGCATTTGGAGCATCTATTGGCAATGTTGGAAATATTGGACCTTTCAACACTGAGATTACTCTGACCCACAAGAATGTCTACACAAACACAGGCTCATACAACCCTGCAACAGGTTAACTTATCGTATAATGACGTGTgttcatacatactgtatatgggtTA TACTACTTCAGCTTCTCTGGCAATAATATTTCCTCTAATCCAATGGGGCTGAGACTCATGAGGAATGGGGTGCAGATGGTCACTGTGTACAACCATGTAGCTGGAAACCGCCACGAAACAGCAACCAACGGCATGACTCTACAGCTTGAAGTTGGAGACCAGGTGTACATGAGACTCCGGACAAACACCTGGATTTTTGATAATGGAAATAACCACTCCACCTTCATTGGCCATTTGTTATTCCGTCTGTAA